The proteins below come from a single Juglans regia cultivar Chandler chromosome 12, Walnut 2.0, whole genome shotgun sequence genomic window:
- the LOC109010697 gene encoding vestitone reductase-like, producing MEGEKGRVCVTGGTGYIGSWLIMRLLERGYSVRTTTRSDPGHTKDIGFLTSLPGASEKLQIFNADLCIPESFSAAIEGCIGVFHVATPVDFEDKEAEEIMTKRSIEGAFGILNACLNSQTVKRVVYTSSVAAVLYSGEDIDDEADESVWSDIDFIKALKPYGASYAVSKTSTERAILEFGEKHGLELDVVTIIPSLVIGPFICPKLPNSVSLALAMILGNEDAYNFIAITASSMVHVDDLASAHIFLLEYPNAKGRYICSSDGITIQQMREFLATSYPEIQIPTPDSLKKCEGSKTRGLSSKKLLDSGFRYKYGVKEIFDGAIQCCREKGYLQFNG from the exons atGGAAGGAGAGAAAGGTAGAGTATGCGTGACAGGAGGTACAGGATACATAGGATCATGGCTGATCATGAGGCTTCTTGAGCGTGGCTACAGTGTCCGAACTACCACGAGATCCGACCCAG GGCACACGAAAGACATTGGCTTCCTCACTAGTCTACCAGGAGCATCAGAAAAGCTCCAGATCTTCAATGCAGATCTCTGCATTCCAGAGAGTTTTAGTGCAGCCATTGAAGGATGCATCGGCGTCTTCCACGTTGCTACTCCGGTCGATTTCGAAGACAAAGAGGCTGAAGAGATTATGACCAAAAGATCGATCGAGGGAGCATTTGGCATCTTAAATGCTTGCTTGAATTCTCAGACTGTGAAACGAGTCGTATATACTTCAAGTGTAGCAGCTGTTTTGTACAGTGGCGAGGACATTGATGATGAAGCAGATGAGAGTGTTTGGAGTGACATAGATTTCATCAAAGCGCTAAAGCCATACGGAGCTTCGTATGCGGTTTCCAAGACATCAACTGAAAGGgcaattcttgaatttggagaAAAACATGGGTTGGAGTTGGATGTCGTAACAATAATCCCTTCCCTTGTTATTGGACCCTTCATTTGCCCCAAGTTGCCCAACTCCGTTAGCCTAGCATTGGCTATGATCCTtg GTAATGAGgatgcatataattttattgcCATTACTGCATCTTCAATGGTGCATGTAGATGACTTGGCCAGCGCACATATTTTTCTCCTTGAATATCCTAATGCGAAAGGAAGGTACATTTGTTCGTCAGATGGAATCACAATTCAACAGATGCGTGAATTTCTTGCTACCAGTTACCCAGAAATTCAAATACCAACACCAGA TTCATTGAAGAAATGTGAAGGTTCTAAAACACGAGGGCTTTCATCAAAGAAGCTTTTAGATTCTGGGTTCAGATATAAATATGGTGTCAAGGAAATATTCGATGGAGCAATTCAATGCTGTCGAGAAAAGGGTTATCTTCAGTTCAATGGCTAA
- the LOC109016172 gene encoding pentatricopeptide repeat-containing protein At2g45350, chloroplastic, translating into MLLCLNSSQPWNSALPTLILLPKCKTVNDVKQIHARLLTTGFIENTHLTTKIILNLISSPQAPVVEFARYVFFTRHAFRILREHGDPFLWNAVIKSYSHGFEPRQALVLFSLMLENGVCVDKFTFSLVLKACSRLSLVKEGMQVHGLLKKMGIGLSLYLQNCVIGWYLRCGFVGYAKQLFDRLPKPDSVSYNSMINGYVKCGMIQSARDLFDCMPVEEKNLISWNSITSGYAQSKDGLNIAWDLFEKMPARDLVSWNTMIDGCVKHGKMEDAHRLFNRMPQRDMISWANMIDGYAKVGNVDVARSLFDGMPERDVVAFNAMMAGYVQNGYCLEAIKIFHDMKSRSAMLPDDATLLIVISAIAQLGHIERGVSIHRYLEANGFSLNGNVGVALIDMYSKCGCIGSAISVFEDVEEKSIDHWNAMIGGFAIHGLGELAFDLLMEMKKLCVKPDDITFIGVLNACGHAGLVKEGLMCFELMRRFHKVKPKLQHYGCMVDIFCRAGRIEEARTLIEEMPIEPNDVIWRTFLSACQNEEELDIGEPIANHLIRLDSCNPSSYVLLSNMYAGRGMWKDVSRVRMMLKERNLKKIPGCSSIELDGTVHEFFVQDKSHPRVTEIYTMLNSL; encoded by the coding sequence ATGCTTCTCTGCTTAAACTCGTCTCAGCCATGGAACTCGGCCCTCCCAACTCTCATCCTCCTCCCGAAATGCAAAACTGTAAACGATGTAAAGCAAATCCATGCAAGGCTTTTAACAACTGGGTTTATCGAAAACACTCATCTCACCACCAAAATCATCCTCAATTTGATTTCTTCACCTCAAGCGCCTGTCGTTGAATTCGCTCGCTACGTCTTCTTTACGCGTCACGCTTTTCGAATTCTTCGAGAACACGGTGACCCGTTTCTTTGGAATGCGGTTATTAAGTCGTATTCGCATGGGTTTGAACCAAGACAagctttggttttgttttctttgatgcTTGAGAATGGGGTTTGTGTGGACAAGTTTACTTTCTCTTTGGTGTTGAAAGCGTGTTCCCGTTTGAGTTTGGTGAAGGAAGGAATGCAGGTACATGGGCTGTTGAAGAAGATGGGAATCGGCTTGAGTTTGTATTTGCAGAATTGTGTAATCGGCTGGTATTTGAGATGCGGCTTTGTTGGATATGCTAAGCAATTATTTGATAGATTGCCAAAGCCAGACTCTGTTTCGTATAATTCGATGATCAACGGGTATGTGAAGTGTGGGATGATTCAATCCGCACGCGATTTGTTTGATTGTATGCCGGTGGAGGAGAAGAATTTGATTTCTTGGAATTCAATTACTAGTGGGTATGCGCAGTCTAAAGACGGGCTTAACATTGCATGGGATTTGTTTGAGAAAATGCCTGCAAGAGACTTGGTCTCTTGGAACACAATGATTGATGGGTGTGTAAAACATGGGAAGATGGAAGATGCTCATCGTCTGTTTAATCGGATGCCACAAAGGGATATGATTAGCTGGGCAAATATGATCGATGGGTATGCAAAAGTGGGAAATGTTGATGTAGCTAGAAGTCTATTTGATGGGATGCCAGAAAGAGATGTTGTTGCCTTTAATGCCATGATGGCTGGCTATGTCCAAAATGGTTATTGCTTGGaagctataaaaatatttcatgatatgAAAAGTAGGAGTGCAATGTTACCTGATGATGCCACATTGTTGATTGTTATTTCTGCAATTGCCCAGTTAGGACACATTGAAAGAGGGGTTTCTATACATCGCTATCTAGAGGCAAATGGGTTCTCTTTGAATGGAAATGTTGGCGTTGCCCTCATTGATATGTATTCTAAATGCGGCTGCATTGGGAGTGCTATATCAGTCTTTGAGGATGTTGAAGAAAAAAGCATTGATCATTGGAATGCTATGATTGGTGGATTCGCCATTCATGGCTTGGGTGAATTGGCTTTTGATTTGCTCATGGAGATGAAGAAGCTTTGTGTAAAACCTGATGATATCACTTTCATCGGAGTTTTAAATGCTTGTGGCCATGCTGGCTTAGTGAAGGAAGGTCTGATGTGTTTTGAGCTTATGAGAAGATTTCACAAGGTGAAACCAAAACTGCAACACTACGGATGCATGGTGGACATTTTTTGCCGTGCTGGACGTATAGAAGAAGCTAGGACATTAATAGAGGAAATGCCCATTGAGCCAAATGATGTGATTTGGAGGACTTTCCTTAGTGCCTgtcaaaatgaagaagaattggaTATTGGGGAGCCCATAGCTAACCATCTAATTAGGTTGGATTCCTGTAATCCAAGTTCTTATGTGCTTCTGTCTAATATGTATGCTGGCCGAGGTATGTGGAAGGATGTGAGTAGAGTTAGGATGATGCTAAAAGAAAGAAACCTGAAGAAAATTCCTGGTTGCAGTTCGATTGAACTCGATGGAACTGTCCATGAGTTTTTTGTGCAAGATAAGTCCCACCCTCGAGTTACAGAGATATATACCATgttaaatagtttgtga
- the LOC108979221 gene encoding probable protein S-acyltransferase 14 isoform X2: protein MHRSGAAMAWNVFRFCTALRGLGSIMIFLVLGVVGETYYVVVLTNYGPALYDGGLDTLVALAILILFHCLLVMLLWSYFSVVLTDPGSIPPNWKPVIDEERGEADPLNGSELSNLPADPVNHRIRFCRKCNQLKPSRCHHCSVCGRCVLKMDHHCVWVVNCVGALNYKYFLLFLFYTFLEASLVTLSLLPYLRALFRDGEIPGTPSTLATTFLAFVLNLAFALSVMMFLLMHIRLVAANTTTIEAFEKKTSSKWRYDLGQKKNFEQVSTIYEISTYSYGNIFSKLVVISSSK, encoded by the exons ATGCATAGATCTGGAGCTGCAATGGCATGGAACGTGTTCCGGTTCTGTACGGCACTGCGAGGCCTGGGCTCGATCATGATCTTTTTGGTTCTTGGGGTCGTGGGCGAGACCTACTACGTTGTCGTTTTAACTAATTATGGCCCGGCTTTGTACGATGGTGGCCTCGACACTCTCGTTGCTCTTGCCATTTTGATCTTGTTCCACTGCTTG TTGGTGATGCTACTGTGGAGTTACTTTTCCGTTGTTTTGACCGACCCGGGAAGTATACCTCCAAATTGGAAACCTGTTATCGATGAGGAGAGAGGGGAAGCCGACCCGCTGAATGGATCAGAATTGAGTAACTTACCTGCAGACCCCGTGAATCATAGAATCCGATTCTGTCGGAAGTGCAACCAGTTGAAACCATCTCGATGCCATCATTGCTCTGTTT GTGGGCGATGTGTGTTGAAGATGGACCATCACTGTGTGTGGGTTGTTAATTGTGTTGGGGCATTAAATTACAAgtatttccttcttttcttg TTCTACACATTTCTCGAGGCAAGTCTTGTAACATTGTCATTACTTCCATATTTAAGAGCTTTATTCCGTGATGGAGAAATACCTGGAACTCCTAGCACCCTTGCAACCACTTTTCTTGCCTTCG TCCTGAATCTTGCTTTTGCATTGAGTGTTATGATGTTTCTACTAATGCACATACGGTTGGTGGCCGCCAACACCACAACAATTGag GCATTTGAGAAGAAAACCTCTTCCAAATGGCGCTATGACCTTGGtcagaagaaaaattttgaacaGGTTAGTACAATTTACGAAATATCGACATATTCTT ACGGAAATATCTTCTCAAAGTTGGTTGTGATTTCTAGTTCCAAGTAA
- the LOC108979221 gene encoding probable protein S-acyltransferase 14 isoform X1 has protein sequence MHRSGAAMAWNVFRFCTALRGLGSIMIFLVLGVVGETYYVVVLTNYGPALYDGGLDTLVALAILILFHCLLVMLLWSYFSVVLTDPGSIPPNWKPVIDEERGEADPLNGSELSNLPADPVNHRIRFCRKCNQLKPSRCHHCSVCGRCVLKMDHHCVWVVNCVGALNYKYFLLFLFYTFLEASLVTLSLLPYLRALFRDGEIPGTPSTLATTFLAFVLNLAFALSVMMFLLMHIRLVAANTTTIEAFEKKTSSKWRYDLGQKKNFEQVFGMDKLYWFIPAYSDEDIRRMPVLQGLEYPSKPDFDLQVIHN, from the exons ATGCATAGATCTGGAGCTGCAATGGCATGGAACGTGTTCCGGTTCTGTACGGCACTGCGAGGCCTGGGCTCGATCATGATCTTTTTGGTTCTTGGGGTCGTGGGCGAGACCTACTACGTTGTCGTTTTAACTAATTATGGCCCGGCTTTGTACGATGGTGGCCTCGACACTCTCGTTGCTCTTGCCATTTTGATCTTGTTCCACTGCTTG TTGGTGATGCTACTGTGGAGTTACTTTTCCGTTGTTTTGACCGACCCGGGAAGTATACCTCCAAATTGGAAACCTGTTATCGATGAGGAGAGAGGGGAAGCCGACCCGCTGAATGGATCAGAATTGAGTAACTTACCTGCAGACCCCGTGAATCATAGAATCCGATTCTGTCGGAAGTGCAACCAGTTGAAACCATCTCGATGCCATCATTGCTCTGTTT GTGGGCGATGTGTGTTGAAGATGGACCATCACTGTGTGTGGGTTGTTAATTGTGTTGGGGCATTAAATTACAAgtatttccttcttttcttg TTCTACACATTTCTCGAGGCAAGTCTTGTAACATTGTCATTACTTCCATATTTAAGAGCTTTATTCCGTGATGGAGAAATACCTGGAACTCCTAGCACCCTTGCAACCACTTTTCTTGCCTTCG TCCTGAATCTTGCTTTTGCATTGAGTGTTATGATGTTTCTACTAATGCACATACGGTTGGTGGCCGCCAACACCACAACAATTGag GCATTTGAGAAGAAAACCTCTTCCAAATGGCGCTATGACCTTGGtcagaagaaaaattttgaacaG GTCTTTGGGATGGACAAGCTATACTGGTTTATCCCTGCTTATTCAGATGAAGATATACGACGGATGCCAGTACTGCAGGGGCTTGAATATCCATCAAAGCCTGACTTTGATTTGCAAGTAATCCACAATTAA
- the LOC109010696 gene encoding vestitone reductase-like: MEGEKGRVCVTGGTGYIGSWLIMRLLERGYSVRTTTRSDPGHTKDIGFLTGLPGASEKLQIFNADLSIPESFSAAIEGCIGVFHVATPVDLEDKEAEETITKRSIEGALGILNACLNSQTVKRVVYTSSVAAVLYSGKDVDDEVDESVWSDTDFIKALKPYGASYAVSKTSTERAVLEFGEKHGLELDVITIIPSLVIGPFICPKLPNSVSIALAMILGKEDAYSFIANTTSSIVHVDDLVRAYIFLLEYPNAKGRYICSSDEITIQQMPEFLAASYPEFQMPTPDLLKKYGGSKMPGLSSKKLLDSGFRYKYGVKEIFDEAIQCCREKGYLQFNG; the protein is encoded by the exons atGGAAGGAGAGAAAGGTAGAGTATGCGTGACAGGAGGTACAGGATACATAGGATCATGGCTGATTATGAGGCTTCTTGAGCGTGGCTACAGTGTCCGAACTACCACGAGATCCGACCCAG GGCACACAAAAGACATTGGCTTCCTCACTGGTCTACCAGGAGCATCAGAAAAGCTCCAGATCTTCAATGCAGATCTCAGCATTCCAGAGAGTTTCAGTGCAGCCATTGAAGGATGCATCGGCGTCTTCCACGTTGCTACTCCGGTCGATTTGGAAGACAAAGAGGCTGAAGAGACTATAACCAAAAGATCGATCGAGGGAGCATTAGGCATCTTAAATGCATGCTTGAATTCTCAGACTGTGAAACGAGTCGTATATACTTCAAGTGTAGCAGCTGTTTTGTACAGTGGCAAGGACGTTGATGATGAAGTAGATGAGAGCGTTTGGAGTGACACAGATTTCATCAAAGCGCTAAAGCCATACGGAGCTTCGTATGCGGTTTCCAAGACATCAACTGAAAGGGCAGTTCTAGAATTTGGAGAAAAACATGGGTTGGAGTTGGATGTCATAACAATAATCCCTTCCCTTGTTATTGGACCCTTCATTTGCCCCAAGTTGCCCAACTCCGTTAGCATAGCATTGGCTATGATCCTtg GTAAGGAGGATGCATATAGTTTTATTGCGAATACTACATCTTCAATAGTGCATGTAGATGACTTGGTCAGAGCATATATTTTTCTCCTTGAATATCCTAATGCGAAAGGAAGGTACATTTGTTCATCAGATGAAATCACAATTCAACAAATGCCTGAATTTCTTGCTGCCAGTTACCCAGAATTTCAAATGCCAACACCAGA tTTATTGAAGAAATATGGAGGTTCTAAGATGCCAGGGCTTTCATCAAAGAAGCTTTTAGATTCTGGATTCAGATATAAATATGGTGTCAAGGAAATATTCGACGAAGCAATTCAATGCTGTCGAGAAAAGGGTTATCTTCAGTTCAATGGTTAA
- the LOC108979219 gene encoding vestitone reductase-like yields the protein MEGEKGRVCVTGGTGYIGSWLIMRLLERGYSVRTTMRSDPGQKRDIGFLTGLPGASEKLQIFNADLSIPESFNAAIEGCIGVFLVATPVDFEDREPEEIVTKRSIDGALGILNACLNSQTVKRVVYTSSAAAVLYINGEDVVDKADESIWSDVDFIKALKPYGGSYAISKTLTERAVLEFGEKHELELDVVTIIPSVVNGPFICPKLPSSVSVALAMIFGNEDAYSFLASTGSSMVHVDDLVRAHIFLLEYPNVKGRYICSSDGITIQQMPEFLAANYPEFQMPTPDSLKKYGGSKIPGLSSKKLLDSGFIYKYGVKKIFDEAIQCCREKGYLQFNG from the exons atGGAAGGAGAGAAAGGTAGAGTATGCGTGACAGGAGGTACAGGATACATAGGATCATGGCTGATCATGAGGCTTCTTGAGCGTGGCTACAGTGTCCGAACTACCATGAGATCCGACCCAG GGCAAAAGAGAGACATTGGCTTCCTTACTGGTCTACCAGGAGCATCGGAAAAGCTCCAGATCTTCAATGCAGATCTCAGCATTCCAGAGAGTTTCAATGCAGCCATTGAAGGATGCATCGGCGTCTTCCTCGTTGCTACTCCGGTCGATTTCGAAGACAGAGAGCCAGAAGAGATTGTGACCAAAAGATCGATCGATGGAGCATTAGGAATCTTAAATGCATGCCTGAATTCTCAGACTGTGAAACGAGTCGTATATACTTCAAGTGCAGCAGCTGTTTTGTACATTAATGGCGAGGACGTTGTTGATAAAGCAGATGAGAGCATTTGGAGTGACGTAGATTTCATCAAAGCACTAAAGCCATACGGAGGTTCGTATGCGATTTCCAAGACATTAACTGAAAGGGCAGTCCTTGAATTTGGAGAAAAACATGAGTTGGAGTTGGATGTCGTAACAATAATCCCTTCCGTTGTCAATGGACCCTTCATTTGCCCCAAGTTGCCTAGCTCCGTTAGCGTAGCATTGGCTATGATCTTtg GTAACGAGGATGCATATAGTTTTCTTGCGAGTACTGGATCTTCAATGGTGCATGTAGATGACTTGGTCAGAGCACATATTTTTCTCCTTGAATATCCTAATGTGAAAGGAAGGTACATTTGTTCATCAGATGGAATCACAATTCAACAGATGCCTGAATTTCTTGCTGCCAATTACCCAGAATTTCAAATGCCAACACCAGA TTCATTGAAGAAATATGGAGGTTCTAAAATACCAGGGCTTTCATCAAAGAAGCTTTTAGATTCTGGgttcatatataaatatggtgtcaagaaaatattcgACGAAGCAATTCAATGTTGTCGAGAAAAGGGTTATCTTCAGTTCAATGGTTAA